A genomic window from Halorubrum trapanicum includes:
- a CDS encoding aldo/keto reductase: MDLPPVGLGTMGIDDPDPVATALSVGYRHLDTARIYGNEAVVGEGIAAALAGEELDREDVTVATKLWTDDLAADAVAPAARESADRLGVDALDLLYVHRPRGDYDPEATLPALDRLVDEGLVGGVGVSNFELADLDRAVDVLGRPPAAHQTELHPLFYKSELLDHAREHGYLVVAYSPLAGGRVRDVDPVVEVADAHGTTPEAVAIAWATAKEPVVTIPKASTEEHLRANLAAADLELTDAEVAAIDAVEREEELFPE; this comes from the coding sequence ATGGACTTGCCGCCCGTCGGCCTCGGAACGATGGGGATCGACGACCCCGATCCGGTCGCGACCGCGCTCTCGGTCGGCTACCGCCACCTCGACACCGCCCGGATCTACGGCAACGAGGCGGTCGTCGGCGAGGGGATCGCCGCCGCGCTGGCCGGGGAGGAGCTCGACCGCGAGGACGTGACCGTCGCGACGAAGCTGTGGACCGACGACCTCGCCGCCGACGCGGTCGCGCCCGCCGCCCGCGAGAGCGCGGACCGACTAGGGGTCGACGCGCTCGACCTGCTGTACGTCCACCGGCCTCGGGGCGACTACGACCCCGAGGCGACGCTTCCCGCCCTCGACCGGCTGGTCGACGAGGGGCTCGTCGGCGGGGTCGGCGTCTCGAACTTCGAGCTCGCGGACCTCGACCGCGCGGTCGACGTCCTCGGGCGGCCGCCTGCGGCCCACCAGACGGAGCTTCATCCGCTCTTTTATAAATCGGAACTGCTCGATCACGCCCGCGAACACGGCTATCTGGTCGTCGCCTACTCGCCGCTGGCCGGCGGGCGAGTGCGCGACGTGGATCCGGTCGTCGAGGTCGCAGACGCGCACGGGACGACGCCCGAGGCGGTCGCGATCGCGTGGGCGACCGCGAAGGAACCGGTTGTGACGATCCCGAAGGCGTCGACCGAGGAACACCTCCGAGCCAACCTCGCGGCGGCCGACCTCGAACTCACCGACGCGGAGGTCGCCGCGATCGACGCGGTCGAGCGCGAAGAAGAGCTGTTCCCGGAGTAG
- a CDS encoding bifunctional methylenetetrahydrofolate dehydrogenase/methenyltetrahydrofolate cyclohydrolase: MTEIIDGEAVAADVRDAVADEVARLSDAGVEPGLATVLMSDDPASETYVSMKQRDCEEVGIESFHVEIDADAPASELYETIDDLNDRDDVHGILVQLPLPDHVDKRTVLRRIDPEKDVDGFHPENVGRLVAGDARFKPCTPHGVQKLLDAYDVETEGADAVVVGRSDIVGKPMANLLIQKSPTGNATTTVCHSRTEDLEAKLAGADIVVAAAGIPEFVDGSMLKAGATVIDVGINRVDADTEKGYELVGDVEYESASEVAGAITPVPGGVGPMTRAMLLYNTVKAAGLQRDVDVELD; this comes from the coding sequence ATGACAGAGATCATCGACGGGGAGGCGGTCGCGGCCGACGTGCGGGACGCGGTCGCCGACGAGGTGGCGCGGCTGTCCGACGCCGGCGTCGAGCCGGGGCTCGCCACGGTGCTGATGAGCGACGACCCGGCCAGCGAGACGTACGTCTCGATGAAGCAGCGCGACTGCGAGGAGGTCGGCATCGAGAGCTTCCACGTCGAGATCGACGCCGACGCGCCCGCGAGCGAGCTGTACGAGACCATCGACGACCTCAACGACCGCGACGACGTCCACGGAATCCTCGTCCAGCTTCCCCTCCCGGACCACGTCGACAAGCGGACGGTCCTCCGGCGGATCGACCCCGAGAAGGACGTGGACGGCTTCCACCCGGAGAACGTCGGCCGCCTCGTCGCGGGCGACGCCCGATTTAAACCCTGTACGCCGCACGGCGTCCAGAAGCTCCTCGACGCCTACGACGTGGAGACCGAGGGCGCGGACGCCGTCGTTGTCGGCCGCTCCGACATCGTCGGCAAGCCGATGGCGAACCTCCTGATCCAGAAGTCGCCGACGGGGAACGCGACGACGACGGTCTGTCACTCCCGGACGGAGGACCTGGAGGCGAAGCTGGCGGGCGCCGATATTGTCGTTGCGGCTGCCGGCATCCCGGAGTTCGTCGACGGCTCGATGCTGAAGGCGGGCGCGACCGTGATCGACGTGGGGATAAATCGGGTGGACGCGGACACGGAGAAGGGGTACGAGCTGGTGGGCGACGTGGAGTACGAGTCGGCGAGCGAGGTCGCCGGGGCGATTACGCCCGTGCCCGGTGGGGTCGGGCCGATGACGCGCGCGATGCTCCTTTATAATACGGTGAAGGCGGCCGGCCTCCAGCGCGACGTTGATGTTGAGTTGGACTGA
- a CDS encoding bifunctional UDP-sugar hydrolase/5'-nucleotidase, protein MVRLVHYSDIENVFDAPERAARLAGRIRALSGPDAAVVGTGDTTAPGVLSLVATGRQVLDFYEATDTVFDTFGNHEFDYGPDALRGLVGDSPATFVSANVRDEDGEPFGRAEGVVPWATREVDGETVGFVGVTDPATDSLNPMAADLSFDDPMSAARDALVEMRTAVAERGEEDMGTDPLDHVVVLSHLGAGDDDLARELDVDAVLGGHVHSRRNDLVDGTRLVRPGVNGETVAEIDLDADPPAATLHEPDGADPAPDLADALAERMAAADLDETVDVVEEPIERSGDVVHGGECRVGNFVADAFRWVHDADVGLSNAGGLRQGDPWAGDVTKADLISLIPFEEPVALASVTGAELHDVFREMAAPDVDFGEDDWWHGHVSNARVVWDDDAELILEAAVGGEPIDPDARYTVAVSEYLLHSEHEYPTLAQRHRIDEADIQYEVLAAYAREHGIDPEIEDRIEIRNRAAAADDD, encoded by the coding sequence ATGGTCCGTCTCGTTCACTACTCCGACATCGAGAACGTCTTCGACGCCCCCGAGCGAGCGGCCCGCCTCGCCGGCCGGATCCGGGCGCTCTCGGGCCCCGACGCCGCGGTCGTCGGCACGGGCGACACGACCGCGCCGGGCGTCCTTTCGCTGGTCGCAACCGGGAGGCAGGTCCTCGACTTCTACGAGGCGACCGACACCGTCTTCGACACGTTCGGCAACCACGAGTTCGACTACGGGCCCGACGCACTCCGCGGCCTCGTCGGCGACTCCCCCGCGACGTTCGTCTCCGCGAACGTCCGCGACGAGGACGGCGAGCCGTTCGGCCGCGCCGAGGGCGTCGTCCCGTGGGCGACCCGCGAGGTCGACGGCGAGACGGTCGGGTTCGTCGGCGTCACCGACCCCGCGACGGACTCGCTGAACCCGATGGCAGCCGACCTCTCCTTCGACGACCCCATGTCGGCCGCCCGCGACGCGCTCGTCGAGATGCGGACCGCGGTCGCCGAGCGCGGGGAGGAAGACATGGGTACAGACCCCCTCGATCACGTCGTCGTCCTCTCGCACCTCGGGGCGGGCGACGACGACCTCGCGCGCGAGCTCGACGTCGACGCGGTCCTCGGCGGGCACGTCCACAGCCGCCGGAACGACCTCGTCGACGGCACCCGCCTCGTCCGGCCGGGGGTCAACGGGGAGACGGTGGCCGAGATCGACCTCGACGCCGACCCCCCGGCGGCGACGCTCCACGAGCCCGACGGGGCCGACCCCGCGCCCGACCTCGCGGACGCGCTCGCGGAGCGGATGGCCGCGGCCGACCTCGACGAGACCGTCGACGTCGTCGAGGAGCCGATCGAGCGGTCGGGCGACGTGGTCCACGGCGGGGAGTGCCGCGTCGGCAACTTCGTCGCGGACGCGTTCCGATGGGTCCACGACGCCGACGTCGGACTGTCGAACGCGGGCGGGCTCCGGCAGGGCGACCCGTGGGCGGGCGACGTGACGAAGGCCGACCTGATCTCGCTGATCCCGTTCGAGGAACCCGTCGCGCTCGCCTCGGTCACCGGCGCGGAGCTCCACGACGTGTTCCGCGAGATGGCCGCGCCCGACGTGGACTTCGGCGAGGACGACTGGTGGCACGGCCACGTCTCGAACGCGCGCGTCGTCTGGGACGACGACGCCGAGCTGATCCTGGAGGCGGCCGTCGGCGGCGAGCCCATCGACCCCGACGCGCGCTACACGGTCGCGGTCTCGGAGTACCTGCTCCACTCCGAACACGAGTACCCGACGCTCGCCCAGCGCCACCGGATCGACGAGGCCGACATCCAGTACGAGGTGCTGGCAGCGTACGCCCGCGAACACGGCATCGACCCCGAAATCGAGGACCGGATCGAGATCCGGAACCGCGCCGCCGCGGCCGACGACGACTGA
- the rpl7ae gene encoding 50S ribosomal protein L7Ae yields MPVYVDYDTPADLAERSLEALEVARDTGTVKKGTNETTKAVERGNADLVIVAEDVSPEEIVMHLPELAEEKGIPVAFVDTQDEVGQAAGLEVGSAAAAVVDAGDAADDVEDIGEKVAELR; encoded by the coding sequence ATGCCCGTTTACGTAGACTACGACACCCCGGCGGACCTCGCGGAGCGATCCCTCGAAGCGCTCGAGGTCGCCCGAGACACCGGCACAGTGAAGAAAGGAACCAACGAGACCACCAAGGCCGTCGAGCGCGGCAACGCCGATCTGGTCATCGTCGCCGAGGACGTCTCCCCCGAGGAGATCGTGATGCACCTCCCCGAGCTCGCCGAGGAGAAGGGGATCCCCGTCGCCTTCGTCGACACGCAGGACGAGGTCGGACAGGCCGCCGGCCTCGAGGTCGGCTCGGCCGCCGCCGCCGTCGTCGACGCCGGCGACGCCGCCGACGACGTCGAGGACATCGGCGAGAAGGTCGCGGAGCTCCGATAA
- a CDS encoding 30S ribosomal protein S28e — protein sequence MSAEEGTGDSTTAEVIEVVGKTGMHGEAMQVKCRIQEGSNQGRIITRNVLGPVRLGDVLQLRETQRDADSIGGR from the coding sequence ATGAGCGCAGAAGAGGGCACCGGCGACTCGACGACCGCGGAGGTCATCGAGGTCGTCGGCAAGACCGGGATGCACGGCGAGGCCATGCAGGTCAAGTGCCGCATCCAGGAGGGATCGAACCAGGGCCGGATCATCACCCGGAACGTCCTGGGTCCCGTCCGCCTGGGCGACGTGCTCCAGCTGCGGGAGACCCAGCGCGACGCCGAC